CGGCGGCAATAACCAGGAGAATTGATAGACCCAGCAGAACAGCGCCTAGCACGAGCATCGGAATACGGCTGTGTTCATCGATTAAAGGCTGAAAAAGATGAGAAATTTTAATGGTGCGGCCTTCTGCCCCCTGTTTTGCGCCATACATCAGACCCCCGGTTAATGCCGGAAAAATCAGTGATAAAACAACAGGACCCACCAGCGGAATAATCTGCAGGATGAAGGTCATGACGAAGATGAGCAGCATCATCACCACCCACACGACCGGGTTGGCCATAAACATGCGCCAGCCAAAGCTGTACCAGACGACTGCCCTGCCCGCATCTACGCTCTGCGACTCCATTAAGTTAAACCCTCGCGCCTAAGACGTGATTCGCGCCGGAACATGCTAATGAGCCTGGCCGCTTGTGGCAGGCGCGAAAGCGACTCGCCACGTGCTGCTTGCTAAAATCCGGGCGCGATTTCATACACAAGCCACTATAAGAGCCGAACCATGTCAGCACAACAAGGATTCCCACCGCGTCGCCGTACGATGCTGCTCATTCTGGACGGGTTCGGTGTCAATCCCAGCAAGCGTAACAACGCGGTGCTGGAAGCGCATACACCGCGGCTCGATGCTTACTTCGAGTCTTATCCGCACACGGTGCTGGACGCATCCGGGCCCGCCGTCGGACTGCCGCCGGGACAGATGGGCAATTCCGAAGTCGGACACGTCACCATTGGATGCGGGACAATTCTGCGCCAGGATCTGGTGCGCATCGATCACGCCATAGAAGACGGCAATTTTTTCGATAATCACGCGTTCATTAACGCGATTCGCCGGACCCGGGAGAGCGAACGGCCGCTGCACCTGCTGGGGATGGTCTCCGACGGCGGCGTGCATTCGCACATTAAGCATTTGCTCGCCTTGATCGAACTTTGCCGGCGCCGGCAGGTTCGGCCGATCGTGCACATGATTACCGACGGCCGGGACACGGCGCCGCGCCATGCGAAGAACTATCTGGCCCCGCTGGAAAAAAAGCTGAAGGAGGCCGATGGCGCGCTCGCGACCATTTCTGGCCGGTACTACGCGATGGATCGCGACAAGCGCTGGGAGCGCACAGAAAAGGCTTGGCGGGCGCTGGTCGAGTTGAAAGGCGAGAAAGCGGACAGCGCGGCGCAGGCCATCGACGACGCCTACGATAAAGGCAAGGGCGATGAATTCATTCTGCCGACAATCCTTACCGATGCGCAACGCATCGAGCCCGGCGACAGCGTCATCTTCTTTAATTTCCGCAATGACCGGCCGCGGCAGCTCACAAAGGCCTTGACGGCGCGAAATTTTACCGAATTCGAGCGCGGGGAATTCCGTCCGGTCAATGTCACGACCCTGACCGAGTATGACACCGACTATCCCTGCCCCGTGGCGTTCCTGCCGGAACGGCCGGCCGTGACCATTGGACAAATCGTAAGCGAGGCTGGACTCAAACAGCTGCATTGCGCTGAAACCGAGAAATATCCGCATGTTACCTTTTTCATCAACGGTGGTCGCGAGACGGCCTTCGATGGCGAAAAACGCATTATGGTGCCATCGCCCAAGGTAGCAACGTACGACCTGCAGCCGGAAATGAGCGCCGAGCGTATCGCCGATGAATTGATCGACGCGCTAAAAGACGAGAGTTACGCGCTTTACATCGTCAATTTCGCGAATGGCGATATGGTCGGCCATACGGCGATTCGTGAGGCGATACTCACCGCCGTTCAGGTACTTGACGAACAGGCCGGCCGGGTGCTCGATGTGGCGGTGGCCAATGAAGTTTCGGTCCTGCTGACGGCCGATCACGGCAATTGTGACGAAATGATCGATCCGGTATCGCGTCAGCCGCATACGCAGCACAGCCTTTATCCGGTGCCGTGCCTGATTATCGATAAATCGAACTGGCGGCTGGCGACCGGCGCTGGCTTGAGCAGTGTTGCACCGACAGTGCTTCAGCTTCTTGGGCTGCCGCAGCCTCTGGCGATGAAAGGCACATCTCTATTACTGGAGGAACTGGAACGAACGGCTTCCTGACCTGTGGTTTTATTGTGGAACTTTGTAGCAATTTAACCATCACAAACGATACAATCCATGTTTACGCGATTCAGAGCAACGTAATTCTCCATCACATTCAGGACAATGAGCTATGGAAAAGCCCACACAACCCAAATCCGAAAGACGCATCTATTTCGTTATGAACGACACCAGCGGAGCGCGATTGAAGGTCAGCGAAGAATACTCGCGACTAACCGATGCCATGCGCGCGCTGGAGCTTCTGATCCCCCGGTATCCGTTTGCGCGGTTGGGCGGCACGACCCTCGTTGAATAGAACCGCGTCTGGGTAGTCTCGACGCCAGCCGCGTTCAGCGCGCAGACGAGCATAGCGTTGTGATTATACCGAGCCATCAATTTATCCGATGACGAACTGGCGCCGGCCGCTGTTCCCGCAGCGACCGGCGCCAGCGCGCGGTTCCTCACCAGTCATTAACCCGGTTGGCGTCATCCCGATCCTGCCGGCGTACGCGCGTGTAGATGATCTAATCCTGGTGGTTCTGTAAGATGCGCTCAAGCTCAGGCGCCGCACGCCGCATACCGGCACACACAACGCGATTGCGCTGACCTGAGCCGCCATCGGCCGATCATACGTTTTGACGACAATTTCTTGATTAATAAAGAGGAATAACACATGGAGTTGCTGACAAGCCCCGATGCGTGGATCGCTTTTTTCACGCTGACCGCGCTGGAACTGGTGCTCGGCATTGACAACATCGTCTTCATCTCCATCCTCGCTGACAAACTGCCGGAAAAACAACGCGACCTCGCGCGCCGCATCGGGCTAGGGCTCGCCATGTTCATGCGCATCGCGCTGTTATTTATACTCACCTGGATGGTAGGGCTGACCGCGCCGCTGTTCGAAGTAGTTGGCCAGGAGATTTCCGGGCGCGATCTGATCCTGCTGTGCGGAGGCCTGTTTCTGCTTTACAAGAGCACGCACGAGGTGCATCAGTTGCTGGAGGGCGAGGAAGGCGAAGGTTCGACCAGGGTCTCAGCGACATTCGCCTCCGTAATCGTGCAGATCATCATCATCGACTCAGTATTTTCCATCGACTCGATCATCACCGCGGTCGGCATGGTTGACGAGATCGCGATCATGATCGCCGCGGTCATCGTCTCCGTAAGCATTATGATGATCGCCGCCGGCCCGATCGGGCGCTTCGTGTCGGCGCATCCCACCATCAAAATGCTGGCGTTGTCGTTCCTGTTCATGATCGGCGCGGTGCTGGTCGCCGACGGTCTGGGTCACCATGTGCCCAAGGGCTATATTTACTTTGCGATGGCGTTCTCCATAGCGGTCGAGATGCTGAACTTGCGCCTGCGCAAGCGCAAACGCAAAGCTGAGCCGGTACATCTTCATCAGCGCTACCGGCGAGATAA
This is a stretch of genomic DNA from Gammaproteobacteria bacterium. It encodes these proteins:
- a CDS encoding 2,3-bisphosphoglycerate-independent phosphoglycerate mutase, producing MSAQQGFPPRRRTMLLILDGFGVNPSKRNNAVLEAHTPRLDAYFESYPHTVLDASGPAVGLPPGQMGNSEVGHVTIGCGTILRQDLVRIDHAIEDGNFFDNHAFINAIRRTRESERPLHLLGMVSDGGVHSHIKHLLALIELCRRRQVRPIVHMITDGRDTAPRHAKNYLAPLEKKLKEADGALATISGRYYAMDRDKRWERTEKAWRALVELKGEKADSAAQAIDDAYDKGKGDEFILPTILTDAQRIEPGDSVIFFNFRNDRPRQLTKALTARNFTEFERGEFRPVNVTTLTEYDTDYPCPVAFLPERPAVTIGQIVSEAGLKQLHCAETEKYPHVTFFINGGRETAFDGEKRIMVPSPKVATYDLQPEMSAERIADELIDALKDESYALYIVNFANGDMVGHTAIREAILTAVQVLDEQAGRVLDVAVANEVSVLLTADHGNCDEMIDPVSRQPHTQHSLYPVPCLIIDKSNWRLATGAGLSSVAPTVLQLLGLPQPLAMKGTSLLLEELERTAS
- a CDS encoding TerC family protein translates to MELLTSPDAWIAFFTLTALELVLGIDNIVFISILADKLPEKQRDLARRIGLGLAMFMRIALLFILTWMVGLTAPLFEVVGQEISGRDLILLCGGLFLLYKSTHEVHQLLEGEEGEGSTRVSATFASVIVQIIIIDSVFSIDSIITAVGMVDEIAIMIAAVIVSVSIMMIAAGPIGRFVSAHPTIKMLALSFLFMIGAVLVADGLGHHVPKGYIYFAMAFSIAVEMLNLRLRKRKRKAEPVHLHQRYRRDNA